The Ictalurus punctatus breed USDA103 chromosome 15, Coco_2.0, whole genome shotgun sequence DNA window TAATCCGCGCGTTCCTTTTCACTTCTGGCGCACACCACACGCATGTAGTGAAAGATGTTCAAGAACCGGATCCGCATGTTTTTCAACGAGCTGAAGCTCCTGGTGTTCATGCGGTCCGGTCCTCGGCAGCCCAGCGTGGACGCAGGCACGAGCATGCGGGGCCTGGGTGCTATGGGCGGCTGCGGATGGCGTGCGTTCTCCCGCTGCACCGGCGACCACGACCACGACGCTGAGGAGTACTACGGCAGCGATGCGGGCGCGAGGCGGAGCGCGGCGGCGGCGGGACTCGACGAGCGGGACGCACGGATGAACGCGGACGCCGTGTCCCTGAGCAGCGGCACCCGCACGCCCCAGTGCCGCATCTGCTTCCAAGGACCTGAGCAggtaaatacatttaatttttttaaccctGGATTACATAGGCGATATACCACCATATTGCTGTTTTATTTCAACACTGGGCGTAAACTGTCtattattgctgttattattatttttattattattattgttattgtttatcAAATCTATTTTAACGGCACGAGGAGGATCATTATGATTGCTGTTGCACAATACACTCGGCCTTGTGCTGTTTATTGATTTGTCTGTAAACATTTTTCAAACGATTTCCGTCTTTTTGATCATGTGAATTCCGTGATTCATCAAAGGCACACGGAAACACACATGCAGatcgactctgattggtcagactgCTCGGCTCGCGCATGAACGCAGGTCGGTGATTGGCTACCAGACTCCGCGATATCAATAATGCAAAGGTTAATGctgttaatgagagagagagagagcttatTGTGCAGCTCTGATTCCATCGCGATATATAATCCTCTGTTTTGTGGGAAGCCGACAACTGAGCTGCTTCTTTcattcctccttccttcctttctttttttctttctttctcccctgGTCATGTCCATGTATCGGTGAGTCAGACAAAAGGCAGGACGACGGCGCCGCGTGCAAATAAACGCGTTCCTTTGTTTATATGTAAGGATTTGGGCCTATCAGAGCTAGCCATCTGTCTGGGCTTCCAAACACAGAGAAATCCCCAGagctgaattaacacctacagtgatGCATTAACAACCTCTGCTGTCCAGATGTGCACGTGCAGGTGTTCATTTGGCATTGTAAGTGTGATGAGTAAATGCATCAGTatatgaatctttttttttcagcactgacactgggtgttgtgttgtgttgtgttgtgttgtgttgtgttgtgttgtgttgtgttgtgttgtgttgtgcttCTCACCTAACCTGGACATCAACTTTTCATTTCAGAATGCCAGAGGAAACTGGGTTATCAGACTGTACTCGGTATTTGTAGGAGATTTACAGAACAGTCACATGTGAATAATCACAGTTTATATGTGAAATATACGCATGTGTCATGGTTCACACATTTTTCACGTGTGATttgaatatgtttaatttatatttactaCTTGTGATTTTACACATAGCctacattatttatttcacaagttCCAGGGAAGATTAATGGAaatgctgcctttttttttcttttacaaaaaacaaagcctgtatttaatgtaattttcttTCATTCCAAAGCCATCTTCTAGCCCATctgtgataaataataataataataataataataataataataataataataacccagTGTGTGGGATCTGTGTTCCCAATctggcaactcaggcatacaGTCGTCTTGTTTTTTGTTGATGGCTCAGTTACCGTTTTTGTTACAGTAACACATTTTTACAGTGAAAAGGTTCTTATAATTGTATTATTAGTTTAGCAGTAAGTCAGAaatctgtctgtttttatttattgtacattattataataaaaaacagagaaaagttACCTCAAATATTTAGATGAAAGATTTAGtaacatttgtatttatttttgtatcgGTCCAAATCCACAGCACTATAAAATGGGACTCGTGATTAACTCCTTAAACTCCTGGCCTAGTCAGATAGTCattttaagtaaggaataaatcacaATGGGATTCATGGTGTGATGTTGATTACTTTCCAATAGCAGCGCAtcccaaagtttttttttaaaattcctctCGTACCACAACAGTTTGACAACAataccttttttgtttgtttatttgtttgtttgtttttttagattttGTTAGCATTTAGTTATACAGTACAAACTGTAAAGCTGTTCTCTCACCAACAGTAAGAccccagcttgtcatgttactgagaaactccTCTGGTCTTAAGACAGAAAACGTATTGTTCCAgtaagcgctgacactggagactccttccataaatgttaaataaatatcttcttacagaaaacgtaCAGTATTACTATATCCATTATAGATTATAGGTTTGTATTTctgctaaataaaaacatcgttacaaaattctgtttattattactcttATTATGCAGATGATATCATCTGccatacgagtccctgtgaatgagctgttactatagaaacaacaagaCATTAGAATGAGCacgttaattaaaaaaaaagggatttgaataacagccagaactactgtcagagaaaattaatcagcaccttctgttgtgttgtgttgtgttgtaaaGTATGTTCTTCACCACCTACTCTTTTTACACATCACATATTTCAGAAACAGCATCAATAAAGACgccatgatatatatataccagagtgacattttttttacagatgctgttttcttctgctgttgaattatatatatatatatatatatatatatatatatatatatatatatatatatatatatatatatatatatacctagaCTCACCCCTCCCTTTCTCCCAATTATTGCTCAAGattattgtatattattattctgtgattcatttgaagaattttttttggtgtgtgaaTTCCTATGAAGACTCTAAAATTGTGCCATATTGTTATATCCTTGTGTAATTTGTGCAAACTGAACACAAGACTATTCTCTTCACGTCCACTTCATGTATAAACCGTTCTGCCAATCAGTGGAATGTCCTTATTGGGATGGGGAATAATACGCCTGGAGTTCAGGAGACCTGGCAGATGGATGACACACTGTTTTTGCTACAGACAGAACGGTGTATAGATGTTTGGTCTGTGGCCAAGATGCGAAAGAACAGATGCGCAGAAGCCAGAAAAGCTTGTCTAATGTAGGTTAGGCTTGGACGTCGGCTCATTTTAAAAGGCAGTggtgtaaaataaaacacacacacacacacacacacacacacacacacacacacacacacacacagattaaggTATGTTTCAGGGTTTTGTAGTTGTCCTCTCAGATGTTGTAGTATTTCTGATTATTAAAACGTGTCATGTGGCATCAGACCTAGGGGGAAAAATAAGAATCTCTAACAGCAATCTTGTATCTTTTGTCAAAATCTGATTTCCACCATCTGATGTCTTTGATAAAGCTTTAGATGGCGGGTCCTGCATCAATAAATCACTGTCTTTGATCACTGCAGAACTATTATTGAATTATCCAGATAAGTCCCACCAGGTGAGACAATCCCATCCCCTTCCTGTGTGTCCGATTATCTCTGTAAATATGATTAACCAATGAACGGTGCGGTATGGAGTATCAGTCTTCATTAACCAGCTGTCTATGTGTCAAGGCTCATAAGAAGATAAGAAGAGAAATAGCACCGAGTCTTTTTGATGTGGTAAATGGCATGCTGGCTCTCTTTTCAGggtggatgattttttttaagcgATGGAAATCAGAGAAAACAGAGCATCGCAGTGCCTAGGGACTTACATTTAGTAAGTTTAGCAAACGCTCTTCTCCGGGTTGACGGCACACTAATACAAAATATCTAGTGAATCTGCATGTATTCATAACCGGAAAGAGAAGAGACTAATGATGGAATGGTTTAGGTGGGAACAGAAAGCGCATACACGATGCACAAATAAACAACGATCGCGGAATtagtcaggaataaaacactctgggtgtgctgttataggaaaataatcaacaaccgGGTCATGTGAAACGGCACATTCTCAAGCTGTCTATTTTCCTTTATAAAATGGACCGTTTTGGTTCTAaaacctgattggctgagccatattgaaaaaaaaaacaatacacaacaacagtgatatacacacacctgtgacCGTGTCACAATAATCGAAATCTGTATTAATGCGCCaggttttaaaacaaaaaatgttattatatattgaTATGGATTTGAtggtagtgttttttttgtcgCCATTTTCTAAAAACATTACGACACAATAATCTGCGTTAAGGGTGTTTTAGGCGCTCTGCTTCGTGTCATGTGGCTTATTGCTttaataacagcacgtcctgaagtgtttcatcccccttataccacagtcatgcttttttcttcttctttttatcagtttatatttacattaatgttgtggaacatccctGAAAGCAGCTTGTcacctggagactcctttcaaaacATGCCAAATAAACATCAACATAtgaagacttaaaaaaaaaaaaaatgatgtggaGCATCCACGGTACCaagttgttactacagaaatgatcaaatattagaACTAGatctttaatataaacctgtgtggGATTCGCCATGCATGTGGAATTACTGtcagccgctgttatagaaacctaatcaccaccttctgaccaatcagaatcgaggcttgctgaaacaggaagtctgaATCTGACCTCATGTTCGGTGGAAGAGCAATGGCTTATGACTATCAAGATTGTCAAGAAGTCTAGAAATAATTAAGGCATATAAGCAGTTGCGCAGATTCTGTGCTCAGATGTAGCGGTTGATGATTGGACACTTGATATCTTGGACCGTTCccgctataataataataacatgctTTAATTTGATCACCTTTGGACCAAATAGCAGCCTTTGGTGAGGACTGTGTAGGCTATGATCTGTGATATGTGCCAGTAGTTGCCCACAACGTTCTCAGCGCTCGAGTACAACGTCGTCACATAAGAACAGTGAGatggaacaagagaggatgatTCAGTGCACTTGTAAACAGCTGAGCGTCAAAATTCTCTGGGCTAGTTGACTAGACCGGGTGTATATCACTCCACCAGTAACAGGACACTTTTATACACAAGCCTTTTCAGACTGAAGATGAGATATGAGAAGCAGAAGGTTTCTGACCTAagataatttcattatttttctttctactGGTGTTCTCGCACTCCCACTTTACACAAAGGACATGAATAAATCTGGAGCTCAgctcgaaaaaaaaaatatatcagcaGCTATTGTCAAGGTTTCGTGCATTTCACATTCCCGTCACACCTTAAATTCCCTCATGTTTCGGGGTTCAGCACAGTGCTGCACAGTTAACAGATCAATGCCATTAATGCCCACAaattgctttctctctctctctctctctctctctctctctctctctctctctctctctctctctctctctctctctctcatatactcATGAGGAGCAAGATTTTGTTTGCTAGTCTGCCATATGGACCCCACGTCTTCACCTTTTCCTCAGTTTGTGGTTATGCCCAAAAGATTGCATGAATTTTCTCTTCACTCATCTCCCCATATGTCATTTTTTTACACTGGGATAAAACCAACCCAAACTGGGTTATTTTTAGCTCAACGGCTAGGTTAAATATaagacagaacacattttgggctgaactaacccatcaagttgaGTTGTTTTTCGACCTAAAGGACGgtttaatttttacaaaaaatgcTGGGTTCATTATTTCACCCAttgaaaatgttaaatataccacattttaaacaaatatgtcctttatttatacacaagaaggtgttcagaaatttGTGGCttgagctgctaaagtggtgtttatatatagactttgaagtaaatgactcaaataagtcatatttaagacaaaaacgtcagattttgatcaaaggagacgtttaaaacaattaaaaaactgagtaaccaacttacGATCCAGTGGGGGTTACAAACAAGTACACCAAAGCGAACGAAGCTAACGGTGCGTgtagtgtcatgtaaactgCAGTGTTATCgcacatttttgcttcttctaatgtacagtaatggttttatggataaatgtATTGATACGAACCTTATTTCTTCAAATGAATCTAACAGTCTGTCTGAGTGAAAACcgctacctccacctgaggcgaATTCAAACAGTGCGCactgagttgatttgacccGAGGAGCTGTGCTGAGGTgtcggggtgggggaggggtgcattgattcatCTGTCAAATGTGAAAATGGCCCAGCCACTAACACAGcggttgggttacacaaaactacccaaaaactacccaagactgagaatTTAACCCATGTAAATGACCCCAAAGGCTCAACCCAGTGTTTGGGTAGAGAAAAATAACAGCATTTTTAGAGTTTCTCATGAAGCATTTGGATTGAGACAATCTTCAGTCTCTCTGAACAAAAGTATTATAATGAGAGCACCATACTACTCAAGCAGTTCAATAGTAGTTTTTGTAACTTCACAATCAAACACTTTATCTTTCATATTTGTCAGTATTTTATGTAAGATAGCTGTGATTGGACACCTTCTTTGGCTTCTGTTGTCTGGTTGGTTAGAAACGAGCAGGGATCCATGAGATAAACACACTACCTGTTGTGAATACAGTTAGCCGTGCAATCTATCATAACCTTTATGGTTAAAGATCAgcctttcttatttttttttctaccaaaaTAATTTCCATTTGGGGGTGCACGGCGGATTAGTGGTTATTACGTTCACCTCagaccgccagggtcgggggttcgattcccaccggggtcctgtgtgtgcggagtttgcatgttctccccgtgctgcgggggtttcctccgggtactccagtttcctccgccagtccaaagacatgcatggtaggctgattggcatgtctaaagtgtctgtagtgtatgagtgggtgtgtgaatgtgtatgtgattgtgccctgtgatggatcggcatcctgtccagggtgtaccccgccttgtgcccaatgctccctgggataggctcctagatggatggatggataatttcCATTTGCTGGATCGTGTGAATGTTCTGGATTGTGTGATTCATCAGAACTGGCACAGTAACACTCATTTGAGATCAGATTGGCCAGGATCGTCAGAGCACACAATAAACACATGCAGCCTGATTACCAAACAATTCCTATCTAGAAGTACATAAAAGCTCTTCTAATCATCTAAACTGTATTCCAGATTATCCCTAGTCACCATATTTGTAGAGTATCTGATTGCCACAGACAAGTATTTCAACATGTACTaaggtggaattttttttttttttttaaagaatgattcattttctccatttatagtttcatttaatatacatttaataatcCATGtaacgagttagttcctgttatcactgatgttatagcagctataaacagttacaACTCTGACTCCTTCCCAAAAAACATCTCCTCtcggaaaacttcaccatacaGAATGTTGATTATGTTTATACCATCCACCACACAAGTCTttgtgtaagctgttactatagaaacaataacacatccgagcaagcacattaatataaacctgtgaaatACCTTGCAGCCAGAATTATTgccagaactgctgttatagaaaatgaatcaaaactttctgaccaatcagagccaAGACTTCAATGTTGCTGTGGTATACGTGTTGTTAATGCATGATCAGGGCCATGCTTGTAACCCATGATCAATGATTCTTCCCTCCGAAAGGATGAAATCAACAGATTTAGGGCGTAATGTACACGTTCCTTCAACTGAACAATTCATGAAAGCATTTTACAAAGAACACTTGATTTGCACTTAAACCCAAAGTGTCCCATCATAAACCCTGGGGGATTACTTTAATTATGTCAACAGGAACTCCAAAACTCCAACAACACAAGTTCACATATCAATTATATTTTCATACGGAGACATACTGTGACTGATTCAATAAAAACCACATGCTGAGTGCTAAGGGAAGGATTTATGTTTTTGACTTTAGAAAGGTACATTATAACTAAAGCAATGAAGCTGAATGTTTCAAAACTGAGTTTCTCATCAGTGGTACAACCATTTCTTTAGATAGATTGCCAGACAAACGGTTTTTATTGCAGTTTAATCACGATTATTACCACAGACCAAACAAAATGATACAGAAGAGTAATTAAATAAGGAAAACGCAATCTTTGTGGAACTTATTAACTGCTAACTCTCAGATCCTAATGAGATTCtaaatgagtgctttattaaaggcagACACAGTTAGAGGGTGAATCAGTTAGGCCTGTAGAGAAAATAGTGCTAGTATTAACTGTAAAGTATAAATATTCAGTGTGCCTAAAGTGCCTAATTACAGTGATAAAGATTTTGGCCTTTTGCATTAGATTAGATCTAGATGCTTCCAATGAAATAGTCATTTCTACCATTTCTCATTTCACTAAAACCCAATGTATTTGCAACCAATTCTATATATAGCCCATTGGACTTACAACCCATTCTGTATCCCAATGAACTTAGAACCAATCCTGTAACCCAGTGGACTTATAACCAATTCTAGAACCCAAAGGATGTACAGGCAGTTGCTGAACCCAGTGGGTATGCAAACAATTATTTTACCCAATGGACTTACAACCAATTATAGACTCCAATGGACTTGCAACCCATTCTAGAACCCAACAGACCTAGACCCAATTCTAGATCCCAAAGGACTGGCAACCAATTCTAGAACCATATAGACTTGCAAACCGTTCTATAACCCAATGGACCTACAGTCAATTCTAGCCAATTCTATAGCCCAGTTGACTTAAAACCCACAATATAGCCCAGTGGACTGACAACCAATTCTAGATTTCAGTGGTCTTGCAACCAATTCTAGAACCCAGTAGATCTACAACCCCTTCTATAGCCTTTTAGACTTACATCCAAATTCTAGACATACAGCCCATTGTATAACCCAATGGAGCTACAGTCAAGTCTAGCCAATTCTATAGCCCAGTGGACTTAAACCCCATAATAGAACCCAGTGAACTTACAAGAAATACTAGAATGGAGATTTTCTTGTGCCAGGGGAGTCATGTATGAGGGGTTTAAGACCCGTATTGATTGGTTGGCTGAGTGTAGGAGGGAGGCAGGAACAGCTCAACTCTTATTAACCTGCATGTTCTTCACATCACTCCACATACTGCGAAAAAGGAGATCCTGCGGCTACAGTCAACCCTTAACAGTGGCTACGTGCTGACTGCATGCATTGATTTCCTGCTCCAAATGAGCAATTTTATGAGTACTTTCTCATTTACGGAAGTCCAGTCACTTAGTTTGTTCAAACCGCTTTAACTGGATCCTACATAAtatcatgttgttgttgttgttgttttttaaatagacGGTATGACAGCTTTAAATACAAGAAAGGATACAGCTGTGGTCATTTCGTTGCACGATGCCGGACGTGAGTTGAGTTACATGCGTTGCCAGAGCCAAATCTCCCTGCagctctcgcctggtttcccactgaagctaagcagggttgagcccagccagtacctggatgggagatcTAGTGGGAAAAACTAatgttgctgctggaagtggtattagtgaggccagcagggggcagtcactctgtggtctgtgtgggtcttAATgcccccagtatagtgacgggggacactatactgtaaaaacagcagtcTTCCAGATAAGACGTtaaaactgaggtcctgactctctgtggtcattgaaaatcccaggacacttattgtAAAAGAGTCGgcgtataaccccggtgtcctggtgtAATTCCCCCATTGActcttctctatcatggccccctaataatccccatctccgAATTGGCTACttcactctcctctctcctaacagctggtgtgtggtgggtgttctgtgcactatggctgccgtcacatcatccaggtggaagCTACACACtcgtggtggttgaggagattcacCCCCTCCCCAATACTATGAAAAGTCCTTTGactgtctagaaaagtgctatataaatgtaactaaaaaaaaaaatacgtgcAGAcaggatttaatactgaaattgtgCACActggtattcagacctcaggCATAAATACAGAATTAAGTGCAGTTCAGAAGTTTCACGGGTGTTCTGCCCATTTCTGCTCTTTTTCTTGCACGATTTGATTCAAATGAGGAGCAGTACTAAGTCCAGCTCCACTAATGAACACTTTGATGTCAAAACAATATGTCACTGAAATTCATGTTTTTACGTAAAATAATatgatgtgctggatcaagtgctattttataatcCTCCGAGTAATGCGTGTAGAAGCCATCTTGTTAAATCAAAGTAAATGCACAGTGATTGATGTGATAATTAAATGGTAAATATACTATACTCCCATTAGATGCTTATTTCAACGCTGTCCttcttctcattcatatatcatcGTCGTAGTCTTTTTTATTCTACCTTTCAAATGACATTTCACTTTTATGTTGCATCATTTTAaaggacattttttttctttgctgtcaaatgaatttttcgttttgtttttgctgtcaaACATATTTTGTATGCTTGATTGTTTTCGAGTTTAATACCAGGTACTTGCGGTTGAAGGCAGTGGCCTAGACGCtactagaaagaaaaaaaaaacccaacagtcTCTGGCACTTCTGTTCAGAGGCATGATACATGCAGGTGTTTTCCATCTCTGAATTTAACACACAGCCCGCTACACTGGGTGCAGCCAAAGCTTTTTCTTTATGATTTAGTAGAACATCTTGATATTACCTTTGCAGCTACAATGAAAACCTCAGTGTGGGTCAATACTGCATTAGGTCAATAATGTACAGTGATGCAACATGCCTTCATCAACTCGGTTATTTGCTCCATACCCAGTGGCTCTCTTTTGGGTTTATAGTGCACTCCATGGGGTGTAGAAATCGTTTCCTACCTGAAATGATGCTCTTATATAGGGACTATGGGAACCGTGTGGGATTGGCTTAATATCGGGTAAGAGATGCCACAACAGTGGCTCACAGCTGGGTGCGAAACCACCGGGTGAAGCTCACATACCTGCTGCTGTTTGAATGAAGCAGATGTGCTCCTGCAGGAAAACAGTCAGAGTTCAACTGTATAATACTGTCGTAATATTTGCGACTGATTCTGCTGACCTGAGATCAGTATTGACACTTTGATTTATTATAACTGCATGACCTAACccagtgtgtttttgtgaccGTGTGCCCATCAGGGAGAGCTGTTGAGTCCGTGCCGGTGTGACGGCTCAGTGCGCTGCACCCATCAGCCGTGTCTTATCCGCTGGATCAGCGAGAGAGGCTCCTGGAGCTGCGAGCTCTGCTACTTCAAATACCAAGTGTTGGCCATCAGCACCAAAAATCCCTTACAGGTAAGAGCTAGTACAGcccaaatacacaaacaaaaaagggcCTCTTCCCCCTTGCTTCCACTTGGCATAATCCATAAATATTCCGTTACTTTATCTTCTTTGAAACATCCTTCGATTTCAAGACAGCAGCACGCGATCTATGATTCACTCCGTCCATAATGGATTTCCTGAGTAAAACAGAGCAGGGGAAGTCAATAAGCGTGTATTTTTCTTCAGACTGGAATCATGCCAgtagctccaagtacaacaatTAGGAAAAAATGAGTCATTATTAAGCATTACGCCACCCACACCTTCGCACATTTATACCATAAACTGCATTAAAACCTcttttttaataacagcatACTGATATTACTTGccattatattaaataataatgccATATTACCAGCCGTCATGTTCAATCCCAGTGCTCTCTGGCCATTAACCTTCAGATCGAATGTATTTCtcttgaaataaaaacactgaatgtacttacaagtctctgtgaatgagctgttactgtagaaacacattaatataaacctgcggtTTGAATTACAACCAGAACTATTGTTGTTCTAGAAGATGAATCAACAACACCAAAGATTAAAGGTTTGTAATATCTACAAGGAGGCAATATCTCTGATTTAGATGTAgcatttactttttttgagcTTTACCCACATGATGTTCAGGTGTATTCAGCGGGATGAAGCAGTGTCGTGCGGCTTTTGCGTTTCAGTGGCAGGCCATCTCTCTGACTGTGATCGAGAAGGTGCAGATCGCCGCCATCATCCTCGGCTCGCTCTTCCTCATCGCCAGCATCTCGTGGCTGGTGTGGTCTTCGCTCAGCCCCTCGGCCAAGTGGCAGCGGCAGGACCTGCTCTTCCAGATCTGCTACGGCATGTACGGCTTCATGGACATCGTGTGCATAGGTGAGTGGAGGCGTGCTGAAAGCGATAGAACTAAAACACAGCGACCCACTTGCTGACCTTTACTGTGGTCAGTACTGTGAGGACCGGCCATTTACATAGCCATTAGCATTCGGGTGTTTCAGTACGAGGTTCTTTAGGTCGGCTGAAAGAGGCTGTGACTCATGTTGTGACTCATTTGACAATAATTTCCTGCGAGCGAAATAAATGTAGAGTGTATGACTGTAGATATTATGCAAATGACCTATGATATACCAAATTATATTACTGAACTATTGCAGACTGTATTATTTACTCCacattgttgtttctttttctggttttaatttttttgggcATGATTGCCGAGCGTTTGTGATCAGACGCACTCTCAGGAGAAACTCTTGATATATGCCTTGAATAAATAATTCACTTAACTTGGAGCGGTTTAAAGCATTAGCAGAATTTGTGTATAGATTATTCATAAAGGGGTTTAAGCTGAACTAAATACACCTTATAATTGTGTCTATAGCTAGAAAAAGATTTGAGAATGTACGCTTTATTTGCTTTTTCTATTGCAGctatagttttttatttattcatccagAGTCCCACTGatttaaaaatcaaattggGCAGACGCTTTTAATCGACTTCTGAGGTTGTTTATGATCCAAGCATTAATCTGTCTGAGGAGCTGGCAGTGAAACATGAGCTGCAGAATAAAATATCCATCAACCGACGACGAAACCGCTTTATATTCATATCTGAAACCGTGAaattgtttaaatgaacaactAAACTAGCAGAAAGGGTAAGAAACTCCTTTAGCCCAAATTTTGCAATTAATGTATATATGATGTATTCTGAAGGTCCCATATGAcaatattacccacaatgcattgtGTTTAAGACTCTTGTAGCCGAATTATATAATTGCAGAAGTattatctatgtatctatctatccatttatccatccatccttcattccatccatccatccatccatccgctcaaactattcatccatccatcactaactccatccatccatctgctcaaactattcatccatccatcactaactccatccatccatctgctcaaactattcatccatccatcactacATCCATCACTACATCCAtcactacatccatccatccatcagtctgCTCAAACTATTAATCTATGCATCTACTCaaactattcatccatccatccatccatctcattTCAGTATACATCAGTACATGTTGGGTTTTATTTCTCTGaaacatctatctatctatctatctatccatccatccatccatccagctgttcaaccatccatttatccatccagcCACTCACCTGCTCAAACTATTCCaactatacatccatccatcattacATTCATCCATACATCAATCTGCTCAaactatttatccatccattcatactTCTC harbors:
- the marchf9 gene encoding E3 ubiquitin-protein ligase MARCHF9 codes for the protein MFKNRIRMFFNELKLLVFMRSGPRQPSVDAGTSMRGLGAMGGCGWRAFSRCTGDHDHDAEEYYGSDAGARRSAAAAGLDERDARMNADAVSLSSGTRTPQCRICFQGPEQGELLSPCRCDGSVRCTHQPCLIRWISERGSWSCELCYFKYQVLAISTKNPLQWQAISLTVIEKVQIAAIILGSLFLIASISWLVWSSLSPSAKWQRQDLLFQICYGMYGFMDIVCIGLIIHEGSSVYRIFKRWQAVNQQWKVLNYEKAKDMGEPIGSSSKATARGSRSNPHSLGRGSRRNQRIRRLRTILNHHCGYTVLHILSQIRPSEARLASNSNREVVMRVTTV